In the genome of Nyctibius grandis isolate bNycGra1 chromosome 18, bNycGra1.pri, whole genome shotgun sequence, one region contains:
- the MYO1C gene encoding unconventional myosin-Ic isoform X1, with product MKFRGAGAGTNGIRLTMESALTARDRVGVQDFVLLENFTSEAAFIENLRKRFKENLIYTYIGSVLVSVNPYKELEIYSKQNMERYRGVSFYEVSPHLYAIADNSYRSLRTERKDQCILISGESGAGKTEATKKILQYYAVTCPASQQVETVKDRLLQSNPVLEAFGNAKTLRNDNSSRFGKYMDVQFDYRGAPVGGHILNYLLEKSRVVHQNHGERNFHIFYQLLEGGEEDLLQRLGLEKSPQQYHYLVKGHCARVSSINDKNDWKTVRRALSIISFNDNEVEDLLSIVASVLHLGNVQFAADEQGNAQVTTENQIKYLARLLAVDGSVLRDALIHKKIIAKGEELISPLNLEQAAYARDALAKAIYGRTFSWLVNKVNKSLAYNEGEFPGWRSTTVIGLLDIYGFEIFQHNSFEQFCINYCNEKLQQLFIELTLKSEQEEYESEGIAWEPVQYFNNKIICDLVEEKFKGIISILDEECLRPGDATDTTFLEKLEETVKNHPHFVTHKLADQKTRKSLGREEFRLSHYAGDVTYSVAGFLDKNNDLLFRNLKEAMCNSENPIVNQCFDRTELTDKKRPETAATQFKNSLSKLMEILMSKEPSYIRCIKPNDAKQADQFNEVLIRHQVKYLGLMENLRVRRAGFAYRRKYEVFLQRYKSLCPETWPTWTGRPHDGVAVLVKHLGYKQEEYKMGRTKIFIRFPKTLFATEDALEVRKQSLAAKMQATWRGFYHRKKFLHMKHSAIAIQSWWRGTLGRRKAAKRKWAVETIRRFIKGFIYRNHPRCPENEYFLDYIRFSFLKNLKRNLPKNVLDKSWPTPPPSLTEASQLLRQLCMQNMVWTYCKRISPEWKQQLEQKVIASEIFKGKKDNYPQSVPRLFISTRLGNEDISAKVLKALENEAIKYAVPVTKYDRRGYKARARQLLLTQNAVFIIEESKIKQRINHANLTGISVSSLSDNLFVLHVHCEDNKQKGDVVLQSDHVIETLTKTAMQAEKVNHVNINQGSIKFTVGQGKEGIIDFISGSELLIAKAKNGHLTVVAPRLNSR from the exons GGAGCAGGCACTAACGGTATTCGGCTGACCATGGAGAGCGCGCTGACGGCCCGCGACCGCGTGGGCGTGCAGGACTTTGTCCTGCTTGAGAACTTCACCAGCGAAGCAGCGTTTATTGAAAATCTGCGTAAGCGCTTCAAGGAGAATCTGATCTAT ACATACATTGGCTCCGTTCTGGTCTCTGTTAATCCTTACAAAGAACTGGAAATCTACAGTAAACAGAACATGGAACGATACCGTGGTGTCAGCTTCTATGAAGTTTCTCCTCACCT CTATGCTATCGCAGACAATTCCTATCGCTCCCTACGCACGGAGAGGAAGGACCAGTGTATTCTGATCTCTGGGGAGAGCGGCGCTGGCAAAACAGAGGCCACCAAGAAGATCCTGCAGTACTACGCCGTGACCTGCCCAGCCAGCCAGCAGGTCGAAACCGTGAAGGACCGCCTGTTACAGTCCAACCCCGTCCTGGAG GCCTTTGGCAATGCAAAAACCCTTCGGAATGACAACTCCAGCCGATTTGGGAAATACATGGATGTGCAGTTTGATTACAGG GGGGCTCCTGTCGGGGGCCACATCTTGAACTACCTCCTGGAGAAATCCCGAGTTGTGCACCAGAATCACGGAGAGAGGAACTTCCACATTTTCTACCAGCTGctagaaggaggagaagaggactTACTGCAAAGGCTGGGCCTCGAGAAGAGCCCACAACAGTACCACTATTTAGTAAAG GGTCACTGTGCAAGAGTCAGTTCCATAAATGATAAAAATGATTGGAAGACTGTGCGAAGAGCCCTGTCCATTATAAGCTTCAATGACAACGAGGTGGAG GATTTGCTGAGCATTGTGGCTAGCGTTCTGCACCTGGGGAACGTGCAGTTTGCTGCTGATGAGCAAGGGAATGCTCAGGTCACTACGGAGAATCAGATCAAATACCTGGCTAGG CTTCTAGCAGTTGACGGCTCTGTGCTTCGAGACGCACTGATCCACAAGAAGATCATAGCAAAAGGGGAAGAG CTGATCAGTCCTCTGAACCTGGAGCAGGCAGCCTACGCAAGGGATGCGCTTGCTAAGGCAATATACGGACGCACTTTCTCCTGGCTGGTGAACAAGGTTAACAAGTCTCTTGCTTACAAT GAAGGAGAGTTTCCAGGCTGGAGGAGTACAACAGTTATAGGATTGCTTGATATCTATGGATTTGAGATTTTCCAGCACAACAG CTTTGAGCAATTTTGTATTAATTATTGTAATGAAAAATTGCAGCAGCTCTTCATAGAGCTCACGTTAAAGTCAGAACAAGAGGAATACGAGTCAGAAGGCATAGCG TGGGAACCAGTTCAGTAtttcaataacaaaataatcTGTGATTTGGTGGAAGAGAAATTCAAAGGCATCATTTCTATCCTG GATGAAGAGTGTCTGAGACCTGGGGATGCCACAGATACAACGTTCTTGGAGAAACTGGAGGAAACTGTGAAGAACCACCCTCATTTTGTCAC GCACAAGCTTGCTGACCAAAAGACTCGCAAGTCCCTGGGGCGGGAGGAGTTTCGGCTCTCACACTATGCTGGAGACGTCACCTACAGCGTTGCAG gtttTCTAGATAAAAACAATGACCTTCTCTTTCGGAACCTGAAGGAG GCCATGTGCAACTCTGAGAATCCTATCGTAAATCAGTGTTTTGACAGGACGGAGCTGACAGACAAAAAGAGACCTGAAACG gCAGCAACTCAGTTTAAAAACAGCCTCTCCAAACTCATGGAAATCCTGATGTCCAAAGAACCCTCCTACATTCGTTGCATTAAACCTAACGACGCTAAACAGGCTG ATCAATTTAATGAAGTTCTAATCCGACATCAAGTGAAATACCTAGGGCTGATGGAGAACCTCCGAGTGCGCAGAGCTGGGTTTGCATATCgaagaaaatatgaagttttCCTGCAGAG GTACAAATCACTGTGTCCAGAAACATGGCCTACGTGGACCGGCCGGCCCCACGACGGGGTGGCTGTGCTGGTGAAGCATCTTGGCTACAAACAGGAAGAATACAAAATGGGACG AACAAAGATCTTTATCCGCTTTCCCAAGACGTTGTTTGCAACAGAAGATGCTCTGGAAGTGAGGAAGCAGAGTCTGG cagcaaaaatgCAGGCCACATGGAGAGGTTTCTACCATCGAAAGAAATTCCTGCACATGAAACACTCAG CAATAGCTATCCAGTCCTGGTGGCGGGGAACCTTGGGACGCCGAAAAGCTGCCAAGAGGAAGTGGGCAGTCGAGACTATCAGAAG gttCATTAAAGGTTTTATTTACCGGAACCACCCTCGCTGCCCAGAGAATGAGTATTTCCTCGACTACATCCGCTTCTCCTTCCTGAAGAACCTCAAGCGTAATTTaccaaaaaatgttttggacAAGTCATGGCCAACTCCTCCTCCATCGCTCACTGAG GCATCCCAGCTCCTGCGCCAGCTCTGTATGCAGAACATGGTCTGGACCTACTGCAAGAGGATCAGCCCCGAGTGGAAGCAGCAG TTGGAACAAAAAGTAATTGCCAGTGagatttttaaaggtaaaaaagaCAATTACCCTCAGAGCGTTCCTCGACTCTTCATCAGCACTCGACTTG GTAATGAAGACATAAGTGCCAAAGTCCTTAAAGCTttagaaaatgaagcaattaaG TACGCAGTTCCTGTGACCAAGTACGACCGGAGGGGATACAAAGCAAGAGCACGGCAGCTGCTGCTTACCCAGAACGCAGTCTTCATCATTGAAGAATCCAAAATCAAACAACGGATCAACCATGCCAATCTGACAG GCATCTCCGTGAGCAGCCTGAGTGATAACTTGTTTGTGCTGCACGTGCACTGTGAGGATAACAAACAGAAG GGAGATGTTGTACTTCAAAGTGACCATGTGATCGAGACACTAACAAAAACAGCCATGCAGGCAGAGAAAGTCAACCATGTCAACATCAACCAGGGCAG catAAAATTTACAGTTGggcaaggcaaagaaggcatcaTTGACTTCATATCGGGGTCGGAACTGCTCATAGCCAAAGCCAAGAACGGCCATCTAACCGTG gTTGCTCCTCGTTTGAATTCTCGATGA
- the MYO1C gene encoding unconventional myosin-Ic isoform X2: MESALTARDRVGVQDFVLLENFTSEAAFIENLRKRFKENLIYTYIGSVLVSVNPYKELEIYSKQNMERYRGVSFYEVSPHLYAIADNSYRSLRTERKDQCILISGESGAGKTEATKKILQYYAVTCPASQQVETVKDRLLQSNPVLEAFGNAKTLRNDNSSRFGKYMDVQFDYRGAPVGGHILNYLLEKSRVVHQNHGERNFHIFYQLLEGGEEDLLQRLGLEKSPQQYHYLVKGHCARVSSINDKNDWKTVRRALSIISFNDNEVEDLLSIVASVLHLGNVQFAADEQGNAQVTTENQIKYLARLLAVDGSVLRDALIHKKIIAKGEELISPLNLEQAAYARDALAKAIYGRTFSWLVNKVNKSLAYNEGEFPGWRSTTVIGLLDIYGFEIFQHNSFEQFCINYCNEKLQQLFIELTLKSEQEEYESEGIAWEPVQYFNNKIICDLVEEKFKGIISILDEECLRPGDATDTTFLEKLEETVKNHPHFVTHKLADQKTRKSLGREEFRLSHYAGDVTYSVAGFLDKNNDLLFRNLKEAMCNSENPIVNQCFDRTELTDKKRPETAATQFKNSLSKLMEILMSKEPSYIRCIKPNDAKQADQFNEVLIRHQVKYLGLMENLRVRRAGFAYRRKYEVFLQRYKSLCPETWPTWTGRPHDGVAVLVKHLGYKQEEYKMGRTKIFIRFPKTLFATEDALEVRKQSLAAKMQATWRGFYHRKKFLHMKHSAIAIQSWWRGTLGRRKAAKRKWAVETIRRFIKGFIYRNHPRCPENEYFLDYIRFSFLKNLKRNLPKNVLDKSWPTPPPSLTEASQLLRQLCMQNMVWTYCKRISPEWKQQLEQKVIASEIFKGKKDNYPQSVPRLFISTRLGNEDISAKVLKALENEAIKYAVPVTKYDRRGYKARARQLLLTQNAVFIIEESKIKQRINHANLTGISVSSLSDNLFVLHVHCEDNKQKGDVVLQSDHVIETLTKTAMQAEKVNHVNINQGSIKFTVGQGKEGIIDFISGSELLIAKAKNGHLTVVAPRLNSR, translated from the exons ATGGAGAGCGCGCTGACGGCCCGCGACCGCGTGGGCGTGCAGGACTTTGTCCTGCTTGAGAACTTCACCAGCGAAGCAGCGTTTATTGAAAATCTGCGTAAGCGCTTCAAGGAGAATCTGATCTAT ACATACATTGGCTCCGTTCTGGTCTCTGTTAATCCTTACAAAGAACTGGAAATCTACAGTAAACAGAACATGGAACGATACCGTGGTGTCAGCTTCTATGAAGTTTCTCCTCACCT CTATGCTATCGCAGACAATTCCTATCGCTCCCTACGCACGGAGAGGAAGGACCAGTGTATTCTGATCTCTGGGGAGAGCGGCGCTGGCAAAACAGAGGCCACCAAGAAGATCCTGCAGTACTACGCCGTGACCTGCCCAGCCAGCCAGCAGGTCGAAACCGTGAAGGACCGCCTGTTACAGTCCAACCCCGTCCTGGAG GCCTTTGGCAATGCAAAAACCCTTCGGAATGACAACTCCAGCCGATTTGGGAAATACATGGATGTGCAGTTTGATTACAGG GGGGCTCCTGTCGGGGGCCACATCTTGAACTACCTCCTGGAGAAATCCCGAGTTGTGCACCAGAATCACGGAGAGAGGAACTTCCACATTTTCTACCAGCTGctagaaggaggagaagaggactTACTGCAAAGGCTGGGCCTCGAGAAGAGCCCACAACAGTACCACTATTTAGTAAAG GGTCACTGTGCAAGAGTCAGTTCCATAAATGATAAAAATGATTGGAAGACTGTGCGAAGAGCCCTGTCCATTATAAGCTTCAATGACAACGAGGTGGAG GATTTGCTGAGCATTGTGGCTAGCGTTCTGCACCTGGGGAACGTGCAGTTTGCTGCTGATGAGCAAGGGAATGCTCAGGTCACTACGGAGAATCAGATCAAATACCTGGCTAGG CTTCTAGCAGTTGACGGCTCTGTGCTTCGAGACGCACTGATCCACAAGAAGATCATAGCAAAAGGGGAAGAG CTGATCAGTCCTCTGAACCTGGAGCAGGCAGCCTACGCAAGGGATGCGCTTGCTAAGGCAATATACGGACGCACTTTCTCCTGGCTGGTGAACAAGGTTAACAAGTCTCTTGCTTACAAT GAAGGAGAGTTTCCAGGCTGGAGGAGTACAACAGTTATAGGATTGCTTGATATCTATGGATTTGAGATTTTCCAGCACAACAG CTTTGAGCAATTTTGTATTAATTATTGTAATGAAAAATTGCAGCAGCTCTTCATAGAGCTCACGTTAAAGTCAGAACAAGAGGAATACGAGTCAGAAGGCATAGCG TGGGAACCAGTTCAGTAtttcaataacaaaataatcTGTGATTTGGTGGAAGAGAAATTCAAAGGCATCATTTCTATCCTG GATGAAGAGTGTCTGAGACCTGGGGATGCCACAGATACAACGTTCTTGGAGAAACTGGAGGAAACTGTGAAGAACCACCCTCATTTTGTCAC GCACAAGCTTGCTGACCAAAAGACTCGCAAGTCCCTGGGGCGGGAGGAGTTTCGGCTCTCACACTATGCTGGAGACGTCACCTACAGCGTTGCAG gtttTCTAGATAAAAACAATGACCTTCTCTTTCGGAACCTGAAGGAG GCCATGTGCAACTCTGAGAATCCTATCGTAAATCAGTGTTTTGACAGGACGGAGCTGACAGACAAAAAGAGACCTGAAACG gCAGCAACTCAGTTTAAAAACAGCCTCTCCAAACTCATGGAAATCCTGATGTCCAAAGAACCCTCCTACATTCGTTGCATTAAACCTAACGACGCTAAACAGGCTG ATCAATTTAATGAAGTTCTAATCCGACATCAAGTGAAATACCTAGGGCTGATGGAGAACCTCCGAGTGCGCAGAGCTGGGTTTGCATATCgaagaaaatatgaagttttCCTGCAGAG GTACAAATCACTGTGTCCAGAAACATGGCCTACGTGGACCGGCCGGCCCCACGACGGGGTGGCTGTGCTGGTGAAGCATCTTGGCTACAAACAGGAAGAATACAAAATGGGACG AACAAAGATCTTTATCCGCTTTCCCAAGACGTTGTTTGCAACAGAAGATGCTCTGGAAGTGAGGAAGCAGAGTCTGG cagcaaaaatgCAGGCCACATGGAGAGGTTTCTACCATCGAAAGAAATTCCTGCACATGAAACACTCAG CAATAGCTATCCAGTCCTGGTGGCGGGGAACCTTGGGACGCCGAAAAGCTGCCAAGAGGAAGTGGGCAGTCGAGACTATCAGAAG gttCATTAAAGGTTTTATTTACCGGAACCACCCTCGCTGCCCAGAGAATGAGTATTTCCTCGACTACATCCGCTTCTCCTTCCTGAAGAACCTCAAGCGTAATTTaccaaaaaatgttttggacAAGTCATGGCCAACTCCTCCTCCATCGCTCACTGAG GCATCCCAGCTCCTGCGCCAGCTCTGTATGCAGAACATGGTCTGGACCTACTGCAAGAGGATCAGCCCCGAGTGGAAGCAGCAG TTGGAACAAAAAGTAATTGCCAGTGagatttttaaaggtaaaaaagaCAATTACCCTCAGAGCGTTCCTCGACTCTTCATCAGCACTCGACTTG GTAATGAAGACATAAGTGCCAAAGTCCTTAAAGCTttagaaaatgaagcaattaaG TACGCAGTTCCTGTGACCAAGTACGACCGGAGGGGATACAAAGCAAGAGCACGGCAGCTGCTGCTTACCCAGAACGCAGTCTTCATCATTGAAGAATCCAAAATCAAACAACGGATCAACCATGCCAATCTGACAG GCATCTCCGTGAGCAGCCTGAGTGATAACTTGTTTGTGCTGCACGTGCACTGTGAGGATAACAAACAGAAG GGAGATGTTGTACTTCAAAGTGACCATGTGATCGAGACACTAACAAAAACAGCCATGCAGGCAGAGAAAGTCAACCATGTCAACATCAACCAGGGCAG catAAAATTTACAGTTGggcaaggcaaagaaggcatcaTTGACTTCATATCGGGGTCGGAACTGCTCATAGCCAAAGCCAAGAACGGCCATCTAACCGTG gTTGCTCCTCGTTTGAATTCTCGATGA